The Tistrella bauzanensis genome has a window encoding:
- a CDS encoding SDR family NAD(P)-dependent oxidoreductase, whose translation MTTRLDNKTALVFGAGSSGPGWGNGKATAVLFAREGARVVCVDRVAEAAEETAAIIRDEGFEALAVKADVTASAEVAAAVAQTVATFGSLDVLHNNVGITEMGGPVELDEARWHRAMDVNATSVFLCCKHAIPEMLKSGGGTIVNVSSLAAIRYTGYPYLAYYAAKAAVNQMTVAIALEYAKQGIRCNAIMPGMMDTPLIRTQIVGQYADADDMIAKRHAACPMGHMGDAWDIAKAAVFLASDESRYITGHCLPVDGGLSSRAG comes from the coding sequence ATGACGACGCGTCTCGACAACAAGACGGCCCTGGTTTTCGGGGCCGGGTCCAGCGGCCCCGGCTGGGGCAATGGCAAAGCGACGGCGGTGCTGTTCGCCCGTGAGGGCGCGCGAGTGGTGTGTGTCGACCGGGTCGCCGAGGCTGCCGAGGAAACCGCCGCCATCATCCGCGACGAAGGCTTCGAGGCCCTGGCGGTGAAGGCCGATGTCACCGCCAGCGCCGAGGTCGCGGCGGCGGTGGCCCAGACCGTCGCCACCTTCGGCTCGCTCGACGTGCTGCACAACAATGTCGGCATCACCGAGATGGGCGGTCCGGTCGAACTCGACGAGGCCCGCTGGCACCGGGCGATGGACGTGAACGCCACCTCGGTGTTCCTGTGCTGCAAGCACGCGATCCCCGAGATGCTGAAATCCGGCGGCGGCACCATCGTCAATGTCTCGTCGCTGGCGGCGATCCGCTATACCGGCTATCCCTATCTGGCCTATTACGCCGCCAAGGCGGCGGTCAACCAGATGACGGTGGCGATCGCGTTGGAATATGCGAAGCAGGGCATCCGCTGCAACGCGATCATGCCAGGCATGATGGACACGCCGTTGATCCGCACCCAGATCGTCGGCCAGTATGCCGATGCCGACGACATGATCGCCAAACGCCATGCCGCCTGCCCGATGGGCCATATGGGCGATGCCTGGGATATCGCGAAGGCCGCGGTCTTCCTGGCATCGGATGAGTCGCGCTACATCACCGGCCATTGTCTGCCGGTCGATGGCGGGTTGTCGTCGCGGGCCGGCTGA
- a CDS encoding TRAP transporter large permease has protein sequence MTLVEILLIAVLGLMAIAVPIGFAVIGGVVGVLVWVGGINLMVVPQSVFGGIDGFTLLAIPFFLLAGSLMTAGGMTRRLLELADAILGHRPGGLAMSGVFASTLFAGISGSAVADTSALGRIMIPAMIKVGHRPAFAASLIAAANVVAPVIPPSIPFIVMGVLTNQSITNLFLAGVIPGLLYTVAMLWIARRLALKDAPMVRTGPRPKGAVRRALAHASFALLMPVFILTGIRMGVFNITECSGVAVLYALFVGGVVHRELDLKRIYAALVSAGRSTAVIMIVVGAAKLFSWLLAYTGVPQAVSAFVLANVSEPILFLIVVNVMLLIVGMFLEANAALVMLVPVLYPIALALGIDPVHFGVVVVLNLCIGLITPPVGLCLNIACMIARAPLERGSVAILPFLGAALVVLLIVTLVPQASMLLPGLLN, from the coding sequence ATGACCCTGGTCGAAATTCTGCTGATCGCGGTTCTTGGATTGATGGCGATCGCGGTGCCGATCGGCTTCGCGGTGATCGGCGGCGTGGTCGGCGTGCTGGTCTGGGTTGGCGGCATCAACCTGATGGTCGTGCCGCAATCGGTGTTCGGCGGTATCGACGGCTTCACGCTGCTGGCGATCCCGTTCTTTCTGCTCGCCGGCTCGCTGATGACCGCGGGCGGTATGACCCGGCGGCTGCTGGAACTGGCCGACGCGATCCTGGGCCATCGCCCGGGTGGGCTCGCGATGAGCGGCGTGTTCGCGTCGACCCTGTTCGCCGGCATTTCGGGTTCGGCTGTGGCCGATACCTCGGCGCTGGGCCGGATCATGATACCGGCGATGATCAAGGTGGGCCATCGGCCGGCTTTCGCGGCATCGCTGATCGCCGCCGCCAATGTCGTGGCGCCGGTGATCCCGCCCTCGATCCCGTTCATCGTGATGGGGGTGCTGACCAACCAGTCGATCACCAATCTGTTCCTGGCCGGCGTGATCCCGGGCCTGCTCTATACCGTCGCCATGCTGTGGATCGCGCGGCGGCTGGCGCTGAAGGATGCGCCGATGGTGCGCACCGGTCCGCGACCGAAGGGCGCGGTTCGCAGGGCCCTGGCTCATGCATCTTTCGCCCTGCTGATGCCGGTGTTCATCCTGACCGGCATCCGGATGGGCGTGTTCAACATCACCGAATGTTCCGGCGTGGCGGTGCTCTATGCGCTGTTCGTGGGCGGGGTGGTGCATCGCGAACTCGACCTGAAGCGGATCTATGCGGCGCTGGTTTCGGCCGGCCGTTCCACGGCGGTGATCATGATCGTGGTCGGCGCCGCCAAGCTGTTCTCGTGGCTGCTCGCCTATACCGGCGTGCCGCAGGCGGTGTCGGCCTTCGTGCTGGCCAATGTGTCGGAGCCGATCCTGTTTCTGATCGTGGTCAATGTGATGCTGCTGATCGTCGGCATGTTCCTTGAGGCGAACGCGGCGCTGGTGATGCTGGTGCCGGTGCTCTATCCGATCGCGCTGGCGCTGGGCATCGATCCGGTGCATTTCGGCGTGGTCGTGGTGCTGAACCTGTGCATCGGGCTGATCACCCCGCCGGTGGGCTTGTGCCTGAACATCGCCTGCATGATCGCCCGCGCGCCGCTGGAACGCGGCTCGGTCGCCATTCTGCCCTTCCTGGGCGCGGCCCTGGTGGTGCTGCTGATCGTCACCCTGGTGCCGCAGGCGTCGATGCTGCTGCCCGGCCTGCTCAACTGA
- a CDS encoding TRAP transporter small permease: MTDRRDAGPGGIATGAARIGGWIERGLDAVLALMILVMTGAIVWQVFARYVLDAAPNWSEELARFLMPWVAMVGSAAVLRGGGHVSVTALVERLGRGPAAAIRVVRDLVMLAIALVLIVHGYNFAELNGFQDSPAFEVPMSVPYAAMPVGGVLILLMVIIARLSRPGADWALPDPDAPVPDEGDGFVPVAMRHQDATATPPKPAAKSQSTGKGVR; the protein is encoded by the coding sequence ATGACCGACCGGCGCGACGCCGGCCCTGGTGGTATCGCCACCGGGGCCGCGCGTATCGGGGGCTGGATCGAGCGTGGCCTCGATGCAGTGCTCGCCCTGATGATCCTGGTGATGACCGGCGCCATCGTCTGGCAGGTCTTTGCCCGCTATGTCCTCGATGCCGCCCCCAATTGGAGCGAGGAACTCGCCCGCTTTCTGATGCCCTGGGTCGCGATGGTCGGATCGGCGGCGGTGCTGCGGGGTGGTGGCCACGTATCGGTGACGGCGCTGGTCGAACGCCTGGGCCGCGGCCCGGCGGCGGCTATCCGGGTGGTGCGCGATCTGGTGATGCTGGCGATCGCCCTGGTGCTGATCGTCCATGGCTATAACTTCGCCGAATTGAACGGTTTTCAGGACAGTCCCGCCTTCGAGGTGCCGATGTCGGTGCCCTATGCGGCCATGCCGGTCGGCGGCGTGCTGATCCTGCTGATGGTGATCATCGCCCGGCTGTCGCGGCCGGGTGCCGATTGGGCGCTGCCCGATCCGGATGCGCCGGTGCCGGATGAAGGCGACGGCTTCGTGCCTGTCGCCATGCGCCATCAGGATGCGACCGCGACGCCGCCCAAACCTGCCGCGAAGTCTCAGTCCACCGGGAAGGGCGTTCGATGA